The following proteins are co-located in the Phragmites australis chromosome 10, lpPhrAust1.1, whole genome shotgun sequence genome:
- the LOC133883512 gene encoding protein RMD5 homolog, whose translation MELDGLREAFDRVVEKRALSSAKAQEAVDKILNEVEQAIAQMQMMNTDSMGTVDPSSILAELKAKLNAIAPLNQLEGCQKELNVALSKYLKLLEKSFNSDISKAYRNVDFEVHTVNNIIANHFYRQGLFDLGDMFIHECGEPDEASLKLPFQEMYAILEAMKARNLELALSWAAKNHDQLLQNGSMLELKLHQLQFVEILAKGNKDEALKYARAHFAPIASVHQAEIPKLMGCILWAGRLEQSPYSEFLSSALWEKLAEDLTHQFCSILGQSSESPLSVAVSAGFQGLPTLLKLTTVMATKKQEWQVMKQLPVPIDIGPEFQYHSVFVCPVLREQSSDENPPMRMPCGHVVSKQSIMKLSKSSSRPFKCPYCPSEAVASHCKQLHF comes from the coding sequence ATGGAGCTTGATGGCCTAAGAGAAGCATTCGATCGGGTTGTTGAGAAACGTGCGTTATCTTCTGCCAAAGCTCAGGAAGCTGTTGATAAGATATTGAATGAAGTTGAGCAGGCGATTGCTCAGATGCAGATGATGAATACGGATTCTATGGGCACTGTTGACCCCTCGTCTATCCTTGCAGAACTGAAAGCTAAGCTGAATGCAATAGCGCCACTAAACCAACTTGAAGGCTGCCAGAAGGAACTAAATGTTGCCCTGAGCAAATATCTCAAGCTCCTTGAGAAGTCTTTCAATTCAGATATATCAAAGGCATACAGAAATGTGGATTTTGAGGTCCATACAGTGAACAACATCATAGCGAATCATTTCTACCGCCAAGGCCTCTTTGATCTTGGTGACATGTTCATCCATGAGTGTGGAGAACCAGATGAAGCTTCCTTGAAGTTGCCGTTTCAGGAGATGTATGCAATACTTGAAGCGATGAAAgcgagaaaccttgaactcgccCTCAGTTGGGCTGCCAAAAACCATGACCAACTATTGCAGAATGGCTCTATGCTTGAGTTGAAGCTTCATCAGCTTCAGTTTGTTGAGATACTTGCTAAAGGAAATAAAGATGAAGCTTTAAAGTATGCGAGGGCCCACTTTGCACCCATTGCATCTGTGCACCAAGCTGAGATCCCGAAGCTAATGGGTTGCATTCTCTGGGCTGGACGGCTTGAGCAATCCCCATATTCTGAATTCTTGTCATCAGCGCTTTGGGAGAAGCTAGCTGAGGATCTCACCCATCAGTTTTGCAGCATTTTGGGCCAGTCTAGTGAGAGCCCACTGAGTGTTGCAGTATCAGCTGGTTTTCAAGGATTACCAACCTTACTGAAGTTGACGACAGTCATGGCCACAAAGAAGCAGGAGTGGCAGGTGATGAAGCAGCTCCCGGTCCCCATAGACATCGGTCCAGAGTTCCAGTACCACTCTGTCTTTGTATGCCCAGTGCTCAGGGAACAGTCAAGTGACGAGAACCCTCCGATGCGGATGCCCTGCGGGCATGTTGTCTCCAAGCAGTCCATCATGAAGCTGTCGAAGAGCAGCTCCAGGCCTTTCAAGTGCCCGTACTGCCCCTCGGAGGCTGTCGCGTCACACTGCAAGCAGCTGCATTTctaa